Proteins found in one Rhodobacteraceae bacterium D3-12 genomic segment:
- a CDS encoding endonuclease/exonuclease/phosphatase family protein: MSWIDLLYAAIVAVLVLASVLPELRNTSWVIRMADIPRLQIMALIVGVALLGLVLPNPPYLLWLIMAGTLVLHGAKILPFTPLGRTEITLAPEAPDQIKVLVSNVLLENEDHGALADLITREDPDIVFLMEIDATWAGAMEPVLKKYPTRVSLPKDNYYGLSFATRLDTVKAEAVYLADDDTPSLLARMTSPCGREFCFVGLHPRPPLPGTDTDERDAQIIYSARFAREENGPVVSAGISTLPLGGAPRSGSNTSVNTLIRGAGAVCLPASMRAAACCAVRLISFT; this comes from the coding sequence ATGTCATGGATTGACCTTCTCTATGCGGCGATTGTCGCCGTGTTGGTGCTTGCCTCGGTTCTGCCAGAGCTGCGCAACACCTCTTGGGTGATCCGCATGGCCGACATCCCGCGGCTTCAGATCATGGCGCTGATCGTGGGTGTCGCTCTGTTGGGGCTGGTGCTGCCAAACCCGCCTTACCTGCTTTGGCTCATCATGGCGGGGACCTTGGTGCTGCATGGCGCGAAAATCCTGCCCTTTACGCCGCTCGGGCGGACCGAAATCACGCTGGCGCCGGAGGCGCCGGACCAGATCAAGGTGCTGGTGTCCAATGTGCTGCTTGAGAACGAGGATCACGGCGCGCTGGCCGATCTGATCACCCGCGAAGACCCGGACATCGTTTTCCTGATGGAGATTGATGCGACATGGGCCGGGGCGATGGAGCCGGTGTTAAAGAAATACCCGACGCGCGTGTCTCTTCCCAAGGACAATTACTATGGGCTGAGCTTTGCCACGCGGCTTGATACGGTCAAGGCCGAGGCGGTGTATCTTGCCGATGACGATACGCCGTCGCTTCTGGCGCGGATGACGTCCCCCTGCGGGCGGGAGTTTTGTTTTGTCGGCCTGCACCCGCGTCCGCCGTTGCCCGGAACCGACACCGATGAGCGCGACGCGCAGATCATCTATTCCGCGCGTTTCGCACGCGAAGAAAACGGGCCGGTCGTGTCGGCGGGGATTTCAACGCTGCCGCTTGGGGGCGCACCTCGCAGCGGTTCAAATACATCGGTGAATACCTTGATCCGCGGCGCGGGCGCGGTCTGTTTGCCAGCTTCGATGCGCGCAGCCGCTTGCTGCGCTGTCCGATTGATCAGCTTTACGTGA
- a CDS encoding YicC family protein, producing MTISMTGFASAKGQWNSFSWSWELRSVNSKGLDLRLRVPDWITGLEAALRTRMGEATTRGAITLSLRLGRDEDSSELAVNEAQLDRVLAALMQVEARAMEKGATLAPSRAADVLSQRGVLEVVSAADDPAPLKAALMQDFDPLLADFLSMRRTEGAALSEVLNAQLDTVASLTRQAADAAEARKDEMQASLRAALARVSDNTTGVDEARIAQELALIGVKADVTEELDRLDAHIDAARALLSSDTAVGRKFDFLAQEFNREVNTLCSKSQSKALTAIGLELKAVIDQMREQVQNVE from the coding sequence TTGACCATTTCGATGACCGGTTTTGCTTCGGCCAAGGGGCAATGGAACAGTTTCTCGTGGAGTTGGGAGCTGCGAAGCGTCAATTCCAAAGGGTTGGACCTGCGGCTGCGCGTGCCTGACTGGATCACCGGGCTGGAAGCGGCGTTGCGGACCCGCATGGGCGAGGCGACAACCCGTGGCGCGATCACCCTGTCGCTGCGCCTCGGCCGTGACGAGGACAGCTCCGAACTCGCCGTTAACGAAGCCCAGCTTGACCGGGTGCTTGCCGCCCTGATGCAGGTTGAAGCGCGCGCGATGGAAAAGGGCGCAACCCTTGCCCCGTCGCGGGCCGCGGACGTGCTGTCGCAACGCGGCGTTCTCGAAGTGGTCAGCGCGGCGGATGATCCGGCCCCGCTAAAGGCCGCGTTGATGCAGGATTTTGACCCCCTGCTGGCTGATTTCCTGTCGATGCGGCGCACCGAGGGCGCGGCGCTGAGCGAGGTGCTGAATGCGCAGCTCGACACCGTTGCCAGCCTGACCCGGCAGGCCGCCGATGCCGCCGAGGCCCGCAAGGACGAAATGCAAGCCAGCCTGCGCGCCGCCCTCGCACGGGTGAGCGACAACACAACCGGCGTTGATGAGGCCCGCATCGCACAAGAACTCGCGCTGATCGGGGTCAAGGCCGATGTCACCGAAGAGCTGGACCGCCTTGACGCCCATATCGACGCCGCCCGCGCGCTTTTAAGCAGCGACACGGCCGTGGGGCGCAAGTTTGATTTCCTCGCGCAGGAATTCAACCGCGAGGTCAATACGCTCTGCTCGAAAAGCCAGTCCAAGGCGTTGACGGCCATCGGGCTCGAGCTGAAAGCGGTGATTGACCAGATGCGCGAACAGGTTCAGAACGTCGAGTAA
- a CDS encoding branched-chain amino acid ABC transporter permease, which produces MTDTLKNTLLFALVGAMILFSGFTQSWNTALLLLNMGLVSAILALGVNLQWGFAGLFNVGVMGFVALGGLAAVLVSMDPVPEAWSAGGGRVLAGLALGAGTVIAAAIAYVKLPAGKMRTLVMLALLIGGFFLFRYVFDGGVDAVESVNPASTGYLGGLGLPVLVAWPVGGLLAAGAAWIIGKTALGLRSDYLAIATLGIAEIIIAVMKNEDWLARGVKNVSGIPRPVPYEIDLQQGPGFISRAEGFGIDPVTASTLYVKLLYGILFLVVLLILFWMAQKALKSPWGRMMRAIRDNEVAAEAMGKDVTARHLQVFILGSAVCGIAGAMMTTLDGQLTPTSYQPLRFTFLVWVMVIVGGSGNNLGAVLGGFLIWFLWIQVEPMGAVMMDVITAGMADDSPLKLHLLDSVAHMRLLTMGLVLLLVLRFSPRGLIPEK; this is translated from the coding sequence ATGACGGACACCCTCAAGAATACGCTTCTCTTTGCGCTGGTCGGCGCGATGATCCTGTTTTCGGGTTTCACCCAATCGTGGAACACGGCGCTTTTGCTGCTCAACATGGGGCTGGTTTCGGCCATTCTTGCGCTGGGCGTGAACCTGCAATGGGGCTTTGCCGGGCTATTCAATGTCGGCGTCATGGGCTTTGTTGCGCTGGGCGGTCTGGCGGCGGTGCTTGTGTCGATGGACCCGGTCCCCGAAGCGTGGAGCGCTGGCGGCGGGCGGGTTCTGGCCGGGCTTGCGCTTGGGGCGGGCACGGTGATCGCGGCGGCCATTGCCTATGTCAAACTGCCTGCGGGCAAGATGCGCACCCTTGTCATGCTGGCTCTGCTGATCGGCGGGTTCTTCCTGTTCCGCTATGTGTTTGACGGCGGTGTCGATGCGGTCGAATCCGTTAACCCGGCCAGCACAGGCTATCTCGGCGGGCTGGGCCTGCCGGTCTTGGTGGCTTGGCCTGTGGGCGGGCTTCTGGCGGCGGGGGCTGCGTGGATCATCGGCAAGACAGCGCTGGGGCTACGCTCGGATTACCTCGCCATTGCGACGCTGGGGATTGCCGAGATCATCATTGCCGTGATGAAGAACGAGGACTGGCTGGCGCGCGGCGTCAAGAATGTCTCAGGCATCCCGCGTCCGGTCCCTTACGAGATCGACCTGCAACAGGGCCCCGGCTTCATTTCCCGCGCCGAAGGCTTTGGCATTGATCCGGTCACCGCCTCGACCCTCTATGTCAAACTGCTCTATGGAATTCTGTTCCTCGTGGTGCTGCTGATCCTGTTCTGGATGGCGCAAAAGGCGCTGAAAAGCCCGTGGGGCCGGATGATGCGCGCCATTCGCGACAACGAAGTCGCCGCCGAAGCCATGGGCAAGGACGTGACCGCACGCCACTTGCAGGTCTTCATCCTTGGCAGCGCCGTTTGCGGCATTGCCGGGGCGATGATGACCACGCTGGACGGGCAATTGACCCCGACCAGCTATCAGCCGCTGCGCTTTACCTTTCTGGTCTGGGTGATGGTGATTGTTGGCGGATCGGGCAACAACCTTGGCGCGGTTCTGGGCGGGTTCCTGATCTGGTTCCTGTGGATTCAGGTCGAGCCGATGGGCGCCGTAATGATGGATGTGATCACCGCCGGTATGGCCGATGACAGCCCGCTCAAGCTGCACCTTCTGGACAGTGTGGCGCATATGCGGCTGCTGACCATGGGGCTTGTGCTGTTGCTGGTGCTACGGTTCAGCCCGCGCGGGTTGATCCCCGAAAAATAG
- a CDS encoding ABC transporter substrate-binding protein, whose product MKKLLMATAMTALMAGSAYAEEIKLGIILGFTGPIESITPAMGDGAELAMKEVSDSGKLLDGSTVVPVRADLTCIDSAAATAAAERLITSDGIKGIMGADCSGVTGAILTNVAVANGVVMISPSATSPGLSTTEDKGLFFRTAPSDARQGQVMSDILMDQGIKEVAVTYTNNDYGKGLADAFQASYEAAGGKITIVAAHEDGKADYSAEVGALAAAGGQRLVVAGYVDQGGSGIVRAALDSGAFDTFHFPDGMIGSKLEENFGGEIDGSTGQHPGTDSPGVAKYAELAGDKFDPTGAFSPESYDAAALIMLAMQAAGSTDPQVYKDKVMDVANAPGEKIYPGELAKALELIAAGKDIDYVGASAVELIGPGESAGNYREIVFKDGKITTAKYR is encoded by the coding sequence ATGAAAAAACTACTTATGGCGACGGCAATGACCGCGTTGATGGCTGGCTCGGCATATGCCGAGGAGATCAAACTTGGCATTATCCTCGGGTTTACCGGGCCGATTGAATCGATCACCCCGGCGATGGGCGACGGTGCCGAACTGGCGATGAAAGAAGTGTCGGACAGCGGCAAGCTTCTGGATGGGTCGACCGTTGTGCCAGTGCGCGCGGATCTGACCTGTATCGACAGCGCAGCAGCAACAGCCGCAGCCGAACGTCTGATCACCTCGGACGGCATCAAAGGCATCATGGGCGCGGATTGCTCGGGCGTGACCGGCGCGATCCTGACCAACGTGGCCGTGGCAAACGGCGTTGTGATGATCTCGCCCTCCGCCACGTCGCCCGGTCTGTCGACAACCGAAGACAAGGGTCTGTTCTTCCGCACCGCCCCGTCGGATGCGCGTCAGGGTCAGGTCATGTCCGACATTCTGATGGACCAAGGCATCAAGGAAGTCGCGGTCACCTATACCAACAACGACTATGGCAAGGGTCTTGCCGATGCGTTCCAAGCGTCCTACGAGGCGGCGGGTGGCAAAATCACCATCGTGGCTGCGCATGAAGACGGCAAAGCCGACTATTCCGCAGAAGTCGGCGCATTGGCCGCCGCTGGTGGTCAGCGTCTGGTGGTTGCCGGTTACGTCGATCAGGGCGGTTCGGGCATCGTGCGCGCCGCACTTGATTCGGGTGCGTTTGACACGTTCCACTTCCCTGACGGGATGATCGGTTCCAAGCTGGAAGAGAACTTTGGTGGCGAAATCGACGGTTCCACCGGCCAGCACCCCGGCACAGACAGCCCGGGCGTTGCCAAATACGCCGAGCTGGCGGGTGACAAATTTGACCCGACAGGTGCGTTTTCGCCAGAAAGCTATGACGCTGCTGCTTTGATCATGCTGGCGATGCAGGCCGCCGGGTCGACCGATCCGCAGGTCTATAAAGACAAGGTGATGGACGTGGCCAACGCGCCCGGCGAGAAGATTTATCCCGGTGAGCTGGCCAAGGCGCTTGAGCTGATCGCGGCAGGCAAAGACATTGATTATGTCGGTGCCTCGGCGGTTGAGCTGATTGGCCCCGGTGAATCGGCGGGCAACTACCGCGAGATCGTCTTTAAGGACGGCAAAATCACCACGGCCAAATACCGCTAA
- a CDS encoding GlxA family transcriptional regulator, protein MADKTPADHTPIVELDDVKGAPRRFVFVLLDNFTMLCFSAAVESLRIANRMAGQELYSWVLAGEGGEFVQCSAGTWFKVDMDLEDLHRDDTMMICGGIDVQKATTKKLLGWVRRESRKGLVVGGLCTAAYSLAKAGILDGKKATIHWENQDSFVEEFDEIELTKSVFVIDGNRMTTAGGTSSVDLMLKIIANDHGEQLANAVADQLIYSSIRTDQDTQRLSVPTRIGVRHPKLSQVIQMMEANIEEPISPSILAKEVGMSTRQLERLFRRYLNRSPKRYYMELRLQKARNLLMQTDMSVINVALACGFASPSHFSKCYRAHYDTTPYRERGSHATRLSI, encoded by the coding sequence ATGGCCGATAAAACCCCCGCCGACCACACCCCGATTGTCGAGCTTGACGACGTCAAGGGCGCGCCGCGTCGGTTTGTCTTTGTGCTGCTCGATAATTTCACCATGCTGTGTTTCTCGGCGGCGGTGGAAAGTCTGCGGATTGCCAACCGGATGGCAGGTCAGGAGCTTTATTCCTGGGTGCTGGCCGGTGAGGGTGGCGAATTCGTGCAATGTTCTGCCGGGACGTGGTTCAAGGTGGATATGGACCTTGAAGATCTGCACCGCGACGACACGATGATGATCTGCGGCGGGATCGACGTGCAAAAAGCGACGACCAAGAAGCTGTTGGGCTGGGTGCGCCGTGAATCCCGCAAAGGGTTGGTCGTGGGCGGGCTCTGCACGGCGGCCTATTCGCTGGCCAAGGCCGGAATTCTTGATGGCAAGAAGGCGACGATCCATTGGGAAAATCAGGACAGCTTTGTCGAGGAGTTCGACGAGATCGAGTTGACCAAATCGGTGTTCGTGATTGACGGCAACCGGATGACAACGGCGGGGGGCACCTCTTCGGTGGATCTGATGCTCAAGATCATTGCCAATGACCATGGCGAGCAATTGGCCAATGCGGTCGCGGATCAGTTGATTTATTCGTCGATTCGCACGGATCAGGACACACAGCGCCTGTCGGTGCCGACGCGGATCGGGGTGCGCCACCCCAAGCTGAGCCAGGTCATTCAGATGATGGAAGCCAACATCGAAGAGCCGATCAGCCCGTCGATCCTCGCCAAAGAGGTGGGCATGTCCACGCGCCAGCTTGAGCGGCTGTTCCGCCGCTATCTCAACCGCTCGCCCAAGCGGTATTACATGGAGTTGCGCCTGCAAAAGGCGCGCAACCTGTTGATGCAAACGGATATGAGCGTGATCAACGTGGCGCTGGCCTGTGGTTTCGCCTCGCCGTCGCATTTTTCCAAATGCTACCGGGCGCATTATGACACCACCCCCTATCGCGAACGCGGCAGCCACGCCACGCGGCTGTCGATCTAG
- a CDS encoding 3-deoxy-7-phosphoheptulonate synthase class II: MTDWQKSGWRAKPRIQMPEYTDEAALTAVEAQLAKYPPLVFAGEARRLKEHLGAASRGEAFLLQGGDCAESFDQFSADGIRDTFKVMLQMAMVLTYGAKVPVVKVGRMAGQFAKPRSAPTEVVDGVELPSYRGDIVNELDFTPGARIPDPAKMLQAYTQAAATLNLLRAFSTGGYADVNQVHSWVLGFTEGQNAERYREMAGRITDTLDFMTAAGVNSAQSAALHQVNFYTSHESLLLEYEEALTRIDSTSGKWLAGSGHFLWIGDRTRQPDGAHVEFLSGVQNPIGMKCGPTMEVDDLKRLLAKLNPENEAGRLTLIARFGAGKVGEHLPRLIRAVEEEGANVCWVCDPMHGNTIKSATGYKTRPFESVLREVREFFGVHKAEGTVPGGVHFEMTGSDVTECTGGVRAVSEEDLSDRYHTACDPRLNASQSLELAFLVAEELTAMRGEKQAKAG; this comes from the coding sequence ATGACTGACTGGCAAAAATCCGGCTGGCGCGCAAAACCGCGTATTCAGATGCCGGAGTATACGGATGAGGCCGCGCTGACCGCCGTTGAGGCACAGCTGGCAAAGTATCCGCCACTTGTCTTTGCCGGCGAGGCGCGGCGCCTCAAGGAACACCTCGGTGCCGCCTCGCGCGGTGAGGCATTTCTATTGCAAGGCGGCGATTGTGCCGAAAGCTTTGACCAATTCAGCGCCGATGGCATTCGCGACACCTTTAAGGTGATGCTGCAAATGGCGATGGTTTTGACCTATGGCGCCAAGGTGCCGGTGGTCAAAGTGGGCCGCATGGCCGGGCAATTTGCCAAGCCGCGCAGCGCCCCGACAGAAGTGGTCGATGGGGTCGAATTGCCCAGCTATCGTGGCGATATCGTCAATGAGCTCGACTTTACGCCGGGCGCGCGCATTCCCGATCCGGCCAAGATGTTGCAGGCCTATACACAGGCCGCGGCGACGCTGAACCTGTTGCGTGCCTTTTCCACCGGCGGTTACGCCGATGTGAATCAGGTCCACAGCTGGGTTCTGGGCTTCACCGAAGGGCAAAACGCCGAACGCTACCGCGAAATGGCCGGGCGCATCACCGATACGCTCGACTTCATGACGGCTGCGGGCGTGAACAGCGCGCAATCGGCTGCGCTGCATCAGGTGAACTTCTACACCAGCCATGAATCGCTTCTGCTGGAGTATGAAGAGGCGCTGACGCGGATTGATTCGACCTCTGGCAAATGGCTTGCCGGTTCGGGGCATTTCCTGTGGATCGGGGATCGCACCCGTCAGCCCGACGGCGCGCATGTTGAATTCCTGTCGGGTGTGCAAAACCCGATTGGCATGAAATGTGGACCGACGATGGAGGTCGATGACCTCAAGCGTTTGCTGGCCAAGCTCAACCCCGAGAATGAAGCCGGACGTCTGACGTTGATCGCACGTTTCGGCGCGGGCAAGGTGGGCGAACACCTGCCACGTCTCATTCGCGCGGTCGAAGAAGAGGGCGCGAATGTCTGCTGGGTCTGTGACCCGATGCATGGCAACACGATCAAATCGGCCACGGGTTACAAGACCCGGCCATTCGAATCGGTGCTGCGCGAAGTGCGCGAGTTCTTTGGCGTGCACAAAGCCGAGGGCACCGTCCCCGGTGGTGTGCATTTCGAGATGACCGGCTCTGATGTGACCGAATGCACCGGCGGCGTTCGTGCAGTCAGCGAAGAGGATTTGTCGGACCGATACCACACCGCTTGCGACCCGCGCCTGAACGCCTCGCAATCGCTTGAGCTTGCCTTCCTCGTGGCCGAGGAACTGACCGCAATGCGCGGTGAAAAACAGGCGAAAGCCGGTTAA
- a CDS encoding ABC transporter ATP-binding protein, whose product MIRVEDVHKHFGGFHAVDGATLEIAEGSITGLIGPNGAGKTTLFNVIAGVLQPTSGRVTMNGEDITGLPPHTLFHKGLLRTFQIAHEFSSMTCRENLMMVPGGQTGETLWNTWFGRKRIADEERALRAKADEVLEFLTVEHLAEQKAGQISGGQKKLLELGRTMMVDAKIVFLDEVGAGVNRTLLYTIGDAIIRLNKERNYTFVVIEHDMDFIEKLCDPVICMAEGKVLAEGTLAEIKANEHVIEAYLGTGLKNKEQVGA is encoded by the coding sequence ATGATCCGCGTCGAAGACGTGCACAAACATTTCGGCGGTTTTCACGCCGTTGATGGCGCTACGCTTGAGATCGCCGAAGGCTCTATCACCGGGCTGATCGGCCCGAATGGCGCCGGAAAAACCACTCTTTTCAATGTGATCGCCGGGGTTCTTCAACCAACCTCTGGCCGTGTCACGATGAATGGTGAGGACATCACCGGCCTGCCGCCGCATACGCTCTTTCACAAGGGGCTGTTGCGCACGTTTCAGATCGCGCATGAATTCAGCTCGATGACCTGCCGCGAGAACCTGATGATGGTTCCGGGCGGGCAAACCGGCGAGACCCTGTGGAACACATGGTTCGGACGTAAGCGGATCGCCGATGAAGAACGCGCCCTCAGAGCCAAGGCCGACGAGGTGCTGGAGTTCCTGACTGTCGAGCATCTGGCCGAGCAGAAAGCCGGGCAGATTTCCGGTGGTCAGAAAAAGCTGCTCGAACTGGGGCGCACCATGATGGTGGATGCCAAGATCGTCTTTCTTGACGAGGTTGGCGCCGGGGTGAACCGCACCCTGCTCTATACCATCGGCGACGCGATCATCCGGCTCAACAAAGAGCGCAACTATACGTTTGTTGTGATCGAGCATGACATGGATTTCATCGAAAAGCTCTGTGATCCGGTGATCTGCATGGCCGAGGGCAAAGTTCTGGCCGAGGGGACATTGGCCGAGATCAAGGCCAACGAACATGTGATCGAGGCGTATCTCGGCACTGGATTGAAGAACAAGGAACAGGTCGGGGCATGA
- a CDS encoding branched-chain amino acid ABC transporter permease: MELLNAFVALSNFVLIPAITYGSQLALGALGVTLIYGILRFSNFAHGDTMAFGAMVTVLITWWFQSMGISFGPLPTALLALPFGILGCIALLLTTDRVVYHFYRVQKAKPVILVIVSMGVMFIMNGLVRFIIGPNDQKFADGERFIISVREFKRMTGMSEGLAIRTTQGITVITAIIVVAVLFWFLNKTRTGKSMRAYSDNEDLALLSGINPERVVMYTWMIVAGLATIAGVLYGLDKTFKPFIYFQLLLPIFASAIVGGLGNPLGAIAGGFVIAFSEVTITYAWKKVLGYALPENLEPDGLVQLLSTDYKFAVSFVILLVVLLFKPTGLFKGQSV; encoded by the coding sequence ATGGAGCTTCTGAACGCCTTCGTGGCGCTTTCCAATTTCGTGCTGATCCCGGCGATCACCTATGGCAGCCAGCTTGCGCTGGGCGCTTTGGGTGTGACGCTGATTTACGGCATCCTGCGGTTTTCCAACTTTGCCCATGGCGACACGATGGCGTTCGGCGCGATGGTGACAGTGCTGATCACCTGGTGGTTCCAGTCGATGGGGATAAGCTTTGGCCCGCTGCCCACCGCTTTGTTGGCGCTGCCTTTTGGCATCCTTGGCTGTATCGCGCTTTTGCTGACGACCGACCGGGTGGTGTATCACTTCTATCGCGTGCAAAAGGCCAAGCCGGTGATTTTGGTCATCGTGTCGATGGGCGTTATGTTCATCATGAACGGGCTGGTGCGCTTTATCATCGGCCCGAATGACCAGAAATTCGCGGATGGCGAACGGTTCATCATTTCGGTGCGCGAATTCAAGCGAATGACCGGGATGAGCGAGGGGCTGGCGATTAGAACCACCCAAGGGATCACCGTGATCACCGCGATCATCGTGGTGGCGGTGCTATTCTGGTTCCTGAACAAAACCCGCACCGGCAAATCCATGCGCGCCTATTCCGATAACGAGGATCTGGCGCTGCTGTCGGGCATCAACCCCGAGCGGGTGGTGATGTATACGTGGATGATCGTGGCCGGGCTGGCGACCATTGCGGGCGTGCTTTATGGGCTCGACAAGACGTTCAAACCCTTCATCTACTTCCAGCTGTTGTTGCCGATCTTTGCCAGCGCCATCGTGGGCGGCCTTGGCAACCCTCTGGGGGCGATTGCGGGGGGCTTTGTCATCGCCTTTTCCGAAGTCACCATCACCTACGCGTGGAAAAAAGTGCTCGGCTATGCGCTTCCTGAAAACCTAGAGCCGGATGGCTTGGTTCAGCTTCTTTCCACCGATTATAAATTCGCGGTCAGCTTTGTGATCCTGCTGGTCGTGCTGCTCTTCAAGCCCACGGGCCTTTTCAAAGGACAGTCGGTATGA
- the gmk gene encoding guanylate kinase, with protein MSAINRRGLLIILSSPSGAGKSTLSKRLQVWDPSLRFSVSATTRTARPGEIDGQDYHFMSEADFKQDVANGDMLEHAHVFGHFYGSPKAPVEGAINKGQDVLFDIDWQGAAQIRNSSLGLHTLSIFILPPSIKELHRRLVTRAQDSDEVIEKRMNKSWDEISRWDSYDYVLINDDLDRTEDDLKGIISATRLRRIQQPTLTDHVRKLQTEFEEMKA; from the coding sequence ATGTCAGCCATAAATCGCCGAGGACTTCTCATCATTCTCAGCTCGCCCTCGGGCGCGGGCAAATCGACCCTGTCCAAACGGCTACAGGTCTGGGACCCAAGCCTGCGCTTTTCGGTCTCGGCCACGACCCGCACCGCGCGCCCCGGAGAGATCGACGGGCAGGATTACCACTTCATGAGCGAAGCGGATTTCAAACAGGATGTCGCCAATGGTGACATGCTCGAACACGCCCATGTGTTTGGCCATTTCTATGGCTCGCCCAAAGCGCCGGTCGAAGGCGCGATCAACAAGGGTCAGGACGTGCTGTTTGATATCGACTGGCAGGGCGCGGCACAGATCCGCAACTCGTCCCTCGGTCTGCACACCCTGTCGATTTTCATTCTGCCGCCCTCGATAAAAGAGCTGCACCGCCGCCTTGTCACCCGCGCCCAAGACAGCGACGAGGTGATCGAAAAGCGGATGAACAAAAGCTGGGACGAAATCAGCCGCTGGGACAGCTATGATTACGTGCTGATCAACGATGATCTCGACCGCACGGAAGACGATCTCAAGGGGATCATCTCTGCCACCCGCCTGCGCCGCATTCAACAGCCCACGCTGACGGATCACGTGCGCAAACTGCAAACCGAATTCGAGGAGATGAAAGCATGA
- a CDS encoding PAS domain-containing protein, with product MLTTNDLFGKVIDMTGHFDETRFRAQAQVEAYWEALRHGKGVPMRSDIDPRGIENALENAFILEKIAPGLARLRIAGAHLSDVIGMEVRGMPVSSFVSPLARADFAETLDVVTNGPAIARIEMSAENSIGKPELEARMLLLPLKSDFGDINRVLGCFETRGNIGRAPRRFNILRTELSKITEQPMDATTRRQTAKPGSLLHELPNIGERRELPEGFGEGKSTFEGKTHATGSRGFPSYLKLVKSED from the coding sequence ATGCTAACGACCAATGATCTTTTCGGGAAAGTAATCGACATGACCGGACATTTTGATGAGACGCGGTTCCGCGCACAGGCCCAAGTCGAAGCCTATTGGGAGGCGCTCCGGCATGGGAAAGGCGTGCCGATGCGATCCGATATTGACCCGCGCGGGATCGAAAACGCGCTTGAGAACGCCTTTATCCTTGAGAAAATCGCGCCCGGTCTGGCCCGGTTGCGCATTGCCGGGGCGCATCTGTCGGATGTGATTGGCATGGAGGTGCGTGGTATGCCGGTGAGCAGCTTTGTGTCCCCCCTCGCCCGTGCGGATTTCGCCGAGACGCTGGATGTGGTCACCAACGGCCCCGCCATCGCGCGGATCGAAATGAGCGCGGAAAACAGCATTGGCAAGCCGGAGCTTGAGGCCAGAATGCTGCTCTTGCCGCTGAAAAGCGACTTTGGAGACATCAATCGCGTGCTGGGGTGTTTTGAAACGCGGGGTAATATCGGGCGCGCGCCGCGTCGGTTCAACATCCTGCGGACCGAGCTGAGCAAGATCACCGAGCAACCGATGGATGCCACGACCCGGCGGCAAACGGCCAAGCCCGGATCGCTGTTGCATGAGCTGCCCAATATCGGTGAGCGCAGGGAGTTGCCCGAAGGCTTTGGGGAAGGCAAATCCACCTTTGAAGGAAAAACCCACGCGACGGGATCACGCGGATTTCCAAGCTATCTCAAGCTTGTCAAATCCGAGGATTGA
- a CDS encoding ABC transporter ATP-binding protein: MSNPYQDTRGNKDASIANPKGVGQIPHKKSGKVSKATGENPFLIGESMTGGYGKAGPDILHDCTIAVNPGEIAVIVGPNGAGKSTAMKAVFGMLDLRQGRVLLDGEDISALSPQDRVGKGMGFVPQTSNIFTSLTVEENLEMGAFIRTDDFSATMAQVYDLFPILKDKRNQPAGELSGGQRQQVAVGRALMTQPKVLMLDEPTAGVSPIVMDELFDRIIEVARTGLPVLMVEQNARQALEIADRGYVLVQGANGHTGTGKELLADPEVRASFLGG; the protein is encoded by the coding sequence ATGAGCAACCCCTATCAAGACACGCGCGGCAACAAGGACGCCAGCATCGCCAATCCCAAAGGCGTTGGGCAAATTCCGCACAAGAAAAGCGGCAAGGTGAGCAAAGCAACTGGCGAAAACCCTTTCCTGATCGGTGAAAGCATGACCGGCGGCTATGGCAAGGCCGGGCCGGACATCCTGCATGATTGCACCATCGCAGTGAACCCCGGCGAGATCGCTGTGATTGTCGGCCCCAATGGCGCGGGCAAATCAACGGCGATGAAAGCGGTGTTTGGAATGCTCGACCTGCGTCAGGGGCGCGTGTTGCTGGATGGCGAAGATATCTCCGCGCTTTCACCGCAAGACCGGGTTGGCAAGGGCATGGGGTTTGTTCCGCAAACCTCGAACATCTTCACCTCGCTCACGGTCGAGGAAAACCTAGAGATGGGCGCGTTCATCCGCACCGATGATTTCTCGGCCACGATGGCGCAGGTCTATGACCTGTTCCCAATCCTCAAGGACAAGCGCAACCAGCCTGCGGGCGAATTGTCAGGCGGTCAGCGTCAGCAAGTTGCCGTGGGCCGCGCCTTGATGACCCAGCCCAAGGTGTTGATGCTGGATGAGCCAACCGCCGGGGTTAGCCCGATTGTGATGGACGAGCTGTTTGATCGCATCATCGAGGTGGCCCGCACCGGCCTGCCCGTTCTGATGGTTGAACAAAACGCCCGTCAGGCGCTTGAGATTGCCGATCGCGGCTATGTGCTTGTGCAGGGGGCCAATGGCCACACCGGCACCGGCAAGGAACTCTTGGCTGACCCGGAAGTCCGGGCGAGCTTCCTCGGCGGATGA